In Fibrobacter sp. UWB10, one DNA window encodes the following:
- a CDS encoding copper resistance protein NlpE N-terminal domain-containing protein: protein MKRFKSMVLPVARMALPLLAVFALMACEEEKSAPLPDLPAIEIPKDVPGLYSGRLPCDDCTSRMVRMTLGEDNSVEAIQLVLKDTMETDSLKGTYAVTDSTIKVTLEGDKGHWNFKRAKFGNLQYMTAAGTVYEDKDGMTAELIRIFKVKPKTIAKDTAKDSAVADTVKKGK from the coding sequence ATGAAGAGGTTTAAATCCATGGTTCTCCCTGTTGCAAGAATGGCTTTGCCATTGCTTGCTGTCTTTGCCTTGATGGCTTGTGAAGAAGAAAAATCCGCACCGTTGCCGGATTTGCCTGCGATTGAAATCCCGAAGGATGTGCCGGGGCTTTATTCCGGAAGATTGCCGTGCGATGACTGCACGAGTCGCATGGTGCGCATGACTCTTGGCGAAGACAATTCCGTCGAAGCGATTCAACTGGTGTTGAAAGATACGATGGAAACGGATTCCCTGAAGGGAACGTATGCCGTAACGGATAGCACCATCAAGGTGACTCTTGAGGGCGATAAAGGCCATTGGAATTTTAAGCGAGCCAAGTTTGGCAATTTGCAGTATATGACGGCGGCCGGTACCGTGTACGAAGACAAAGATGGTATGACCGCTGAACTGATTCGCATTTTCAAAGTCAAGCCAAAGACTATTGCAAAAGATACGGCAAAGGATTCCGCTGTTGCGGATACAGTAAAGAAGGGAAAATAG
- a CDS encoding Ig-like domain-containing domain, whose translation MHSLLKKYGAALAALCAAGLLSCATQVAPTGGPEDKLPPRVAGVYPAPNTTNHPNELMIKLEFDEWINASIPRSAVSISPPIDKKLRFEVSGKSLVLSSRAVLDTGTTYTVTFAGGIKDLHGNALAKPFHVVFSTGAIIDSLTLSGRVLVDQAMARKKEYPSIGLFLMGEERNSKHYLDKYRDTTTKELSKDPMLLKEPPLYVTRADSAGHFTLTGLKAGHYRVVAFMDGNGNQKIELSTEQVGIWTGDLELTAETKDTLWLAIADMDTTKLELSSVSQPFANVLEATFTRSVYFDSAFTDTSNCYLESPEKKKLYPKLVYLSASTNKPQFYFDPAPKKEVLYKFICSAAKDSMFRTLDTLRNEVEWEWNKMEGDTLPPKVAGVKSNSKAKALFPDDSLVVYFNKPKLDSLQQTFYIAINKDTTQVQVKQIDPVRFAVENPEPWGTDIAVNFLMGYMDTTLAAADSNGKRDTVVELKYQKMQKFETVSKLKLAKLRGKIPGATPKTMVRLLSAETKNYYFENCKPDGSFSFDGLVEGAYLMDYYVPEEGKKLPDGGSVDPFRYGSQWRAINDTLKVKNGENVLDSLAGVVPGL comes from the coding sequence ATGCATTCGTTGTTAAAAAAATACGGTGCCGCCTTGGCGGCTTTGTGTGCGGCAGGGCTCTTGTCGTGTGCAACGCAGGTGGCGCCTACGGGTGGCCCCGAAGATAAGCTTCCGCCGCGCGTGGCGGGCGTTTACCCGGCTCCGAATACGACGAATCATCCGAACGAGCTTATGATTAAGCTCGAATTCGATGAATGGATTAACGCATCGATTCCGCGCAGCGCTGTTTCTATTTCTCCGCCGATCGATAAAAAGTTGCGCTTTGAAGTAAGCGGCAAGAGCCTGGTGCTATCGTCGCGGGCGGTTTTAGATACCGGTACGACTTATACGGTGACATTTGCAGGCGGAATCAAGGACTTGCATGGCAACGCTTTGGCGAAACCGTTCCATGTGGTGTTCTCGACGGGAGCAATTATCGATTCGCTGACTCTTTCGGGTCGTGTGCTTGTGGACCAAGCGATGGCCCGCAAAAAGGAATACCCGAGTATCGGACTTTTCTTGATGGGCGAAGAACGTAATTCCAAACACTATCTGGATAAGTACCGCGACACGACAACCAAAGAACTGAGCAAAGATCCGATGCTGTTGAAGGAACCGCCACTGTATGTGACGCGTGCCGACAGTGCGGGCCATTTTACGCTGACAGGTCTTAAGGCGGGCCATTACCGCGTGGTCGCTTTTATGGACGGCAATGGTAACCAGAAAATTGAACTTTCGACAGAACAAGTGGGCATTTGGACGGGTGACCTAGAATTGACCGCCGAAACGAAGGATACGTTGTGGCTTGCCATTGCCGATATGGACACAACCAAGTTGGAACTTTCTTCGGTGTCGCAACCGTTTGCTAATGTGCTCGAAGCGACTTTTACGCGTAGCGTGTACTTTGATTCTGCGTTTACCGATACATCGAATTGCTACTTGGAATCGCCTGAAAAGAAGAAACTTTATCCGAAACTGGTGTACTTGAGTGCAAGTACCAACAAACCGCAGTTCTATTTTGATCCGGCGCCCAAGAAAGAAGTGCTGTACAAGTTCATTTGCTCTGCCGCGAAGGATTCCATGTTTCGCACGCTTGATACGTTGCGTAACGAAGTGGAATGGGAATGGAACAAAATGGAAGGCGATACGCTCCCGCCCAAGGTGGCTGGCGTGAAGTCGAATTCCAAGGCCAAGGCGCTTTTCCCGGATGATTCGCTGGTGGTGTACTTTAACAAGCCGAAACTCGATTCTTTGCAGCAGACGTTCTACATTGCAATTAACAAGGATACGACTCAGGTTCAAGTAAAGCAAATTGACCCAGTGCGCTTTGCGGTTGAAAATCCTGAGCCGTGGGGTACCGACATTGCTGTGAATTTCTTGATGGGTTACATGGATACAACGCTCGCTGCCGCCGATAGCAATGGTAAGCGCGATACAGTTGTAGAACTTAAGTACCAGAAGATGCAAAAGTTTGAAACGGTCAGCAAACTGAAACTTGCTAAACTGCGTGGTAAAATTCCGGGAGCAACTCCCAAGACCATGGTGCGTTTGCTTTCGGCTGAAACCAAGAACTATTACTTTGAAAATTGCAAACCCGATGGAAGCTTCAGTTTTGACGGCCTGGTAGAAGGCGCATACCTGATGGATTACTATGTGCCCGAAGAAGGCAAGAAGTTGCCGGATGGTGGCTCGGTAGACCCGTTCCGTTACGGTTCTCAGTGGCGGGCTATTAACGATACGCTTAAAGTCAAGAATGGCGAGAATGTGCTGGATAGCTTGGCTGGCGTGGTGCCTGGATTGTAG
- the lepB gene encoding signal peptidase I: MEKDKQPISWKKFAKGLLREIIVPVALALIVIQYVIQAFQIPSGSMEDTLHTGDFLLGLKFTYGSPIPFSNQKFPGYAYPAKGDVVIFRYPGEPEYPDGNPQRYTHLFNALMFGNLYWDHEPQAGQPHLIHYADGPKDYIKRCVAVSGDTVAVHKGRLFVNGVLQDTLPGRGKYTAMARTYSPRDERDAFVVPSVGDTFTIDSMPLEKLWWLRSLVAQENPDETVELDISLWKDSVEINNYDFENFKLPVENDRGLALNEFFARNRTLIQQRLTQGDTLSGVMSFAYFKELSRMAYLPMIDPKVQGGFTRPVSYMAFEGSLLRDLEGNVALLNQAEEDNAGTVELVDVDAPQDGAKTVEGVAGDTLDAPAKSKYEIRRKLLVGGKPIDTYVVKTPQFFMMGDNRDNSADSRYWGFVSLRNIRAKAFVIYFSFENDDEAFALKNPFTWWRLPFRIRWGRLGKIIQLID; this comes from the coding sequence ATGGAAAAAGATAAACAGCCGATTTCGTGGAAAAAGTTTGCGAAGGGCCTGCTCCGGGAAATCATTGTTCCGGTGGCTCTTGCTTTAATTGTGATTCAGTATGTGATTCAGGCTTTCCAGATTCCGAGTGGATCGATGGAAGATACTTTGCATACGGGTGACTTTTTGCTAGGCCTTAAGTTTACTTATGGTTCGCCGATTCCGTTTAGCAACCAGAAGTTCCCTGGCTACGCTTACCCTGCCAAGGGTGATGTGGTGATTTTCCGTTACCCGGGCGAGCCGGAATATCCTGATGGCAACCCGCAGCGTTACACGCACTTGTTTAATGCGCTCATGTTCGGAAACCTTTATTGGGACCATGAGCCGCAGGCTGGTCAGCCGCACTTGATTCATTACGCTGATGGTCCGAAGGACTACATTAAGCGTTGTGTCGCGGTGAGTGGCGATACGGTGGCTGTCCATAAGGGTCGCCTTTTCGTGAATGGTGTGCTGCAAGATACATTGCCCGGTCGTGGCAAGTATACGGCGATGGCGCGTACTTATTCTCCGCGTGATGAACGCGATGCGTTTGTGGTCCCGTCTGTGGGTGATACGTTTACCATTGATTCGATGCCGCTTGAAAAATTGTGGTGGCTGCGTTCCTTGGTGGCGCAAGAAAATCCGGATGAAACGGTGGAACTTGATATTTCTCTGTGGAAGGATTCTGTCGAAATCAATAACTACGATTTTGAAAACTTTAAACTCCCGGTTGAAAATGACCGTGGCCTTGCGCTGAATGAATTCTTTGCTAGAAACCGTACGCTGATTCAGCAGCGTTTGACTCAGGGTGACACCCTTTCGGGCGTGATGTCGTTTGCATACTTCAAGGAACTTTCTCGCATGGCCTATTTGCCCATGATCGACCCGAAGGTTCAGGGTGGATTTACGCGCCCGGTGAGCTATATGGCTTTTGAAGGCTCTCTGTTGCGTGACCTCGAAGGCAACGTGGCTTTGTTGAACCAGGCCGAAGAAGATAATGCTGGCACTGTAGAACTTGTTGATGTGGATGCTCCGCAAGATGGTGCCAAGACGGTGGAAGGTGTTGCCGGCGATACGCTTGATGCTCCTGCAAAATCGAAGTATGAAATTCGTCGCAAGTTGCTCGTAGGTGGCAAGCCGATTGATACCTATGTGGTTAAGACGCCGCAGTTCTTTATGATGGGCGACAACCGCGATAATTCTGCCGATAGCCGTTACTGGGGCTTTGTGTCGCTCAGAAATATTCGCGCCAAGGCCTTCGTGATTTACTTCTCGTTCGAAAATGATGATGAAGCTTTTGCCTTGAAGAATCCGTTTACTTGGTGGCGCTTGCCGTTCCGTATTCGCTGGGGCCGTCTCGGCAAGATTATCCAGCTGATTGACTAA
- a CDS encoding LytTR family DNA-binding domain-containing protein, which yields MQCTALVIDDEPLARKRMISLLEPYSSEIEILGEAGSGAQAVKMIHEMIPDVVFLDIQMPDMDAFEVLHSLQGDDVPLVIFTTAYDNFALKAFEENTVDYLLKPVAPERLAASIEKLRKAIPQVDDTTIPSDLNWEKLRNLVDMSGLYLQRLQVKVGDRIVFVNIDEVIRFHSEEKYTTVYTVNGQYVIDTPLVELEKKLDPKHFTRVHRSHIVAIDYIAECRKGDAGRMVMVLRDKAATQLVVSRSLVKKIRTL from the coding sequence ATGCAGTGTACCGCGTTAGTGATTGATGACGAACCGCTTGCCCGCAAGCGTATGATTTCGCTTTTGGAACCCTATTCTTCTGAAATTGAAATTTTGGGTGAAGCCGGTTCGGGAGCACAGGCTGTCAAGATGATTCACGAGATGATTCCTGACGTGGTCTTTTTGGATATCCAGATGCCCGACATGGATGCTTTCGAAGTGTTGCATTCCCTGCAGGGTGACGATGTCCCGCTGGTGATTTTCACGACTGCGTACGATAATTTTGCGCTTAAGGCGTTCGAAGAAAATACGGTGGATTACCTTTTGAAGCCGGTGGCGCCTGAACGTTTGGCCGCCTCTATTGAAAAATTGCGTAAGGCAATTCCACAGGTGGACGACACGACGATTCCCTCTGACTTGAACTGGGAAAAGCTGCGCAACCTTGTGGACATGAGTGGCCTTTACTTGCAGCGTTTGCAGGTCAAGGTGGGCGACCGCATCGTTTTTGTGAATATTGACGAAGTGATTCGATTCCATAGCGAAGAAAAGTACACGACGGTCTATACCGTGAACGGCCAGTACGTGATTGATACGCCGCTGGTGGAACTCGAAAAGAAACTCGACCCGAAACACTTTACTCGCGTGCATCGTTCTCACATTGTGGCTATTGACTACATTGCTGAATGCCGCAAGGGCGATGCTGGCCGTATGGTGATGGTGTTGCGCGACAAGGCTGCAACACAGCTGGTGGTGAGCCGCTCACTCGTCAAGAAGATTAGAACGCTGTAG
- a CDS encoding FISUMP domain-containing protein, producing MKTFSDCLMKKSAAFLCMALVAVFYACGDDSSSSQEPNEGDVVAESSSSGKKGSSSSVEPIVDIKEGSVVDADSIDLSEFEPEGTVVDTRTRKSYDLLVSGITVWVNENLDYKTTRPMSTCYDYADSLCVKYGRLYTYAEKDVCPDGFELPNVEDFKLLVESEGGYNAQYAGSCKTQKDKPMACSGANDTAFYAVQGDSIVAISKKGDVRAFENDGRFVSVRCVKEKTIVEKNKELPKCTDAYKGRTVFVIEKDSAYTCKNFEWEYAKEYSVCNDGEKYVYTNKKKDILYACTDGMWHVAALEDIDKPCVDEIRHKNVVFNGVRYACSRTGWVELEYPASELGECYSDIFGTATKSESNRTYICKNTGRWEFAGPYDLYGGCSRKFHGQVVTIDSVDYFCSIKELVYEEKYYWQSNKGNVNEEHGFCTDDRIQERVVYADFFYYCTYHNEWQVATKNESYLPLCNSSRWDTTYNVGNNEYWCSSRNKDWQLVEHWLFDGQKDSIGCKPDNYGKIYTLKDVEYICALSDNVFEFRKLNKFESRFGVCKLDTLYMIAEDDTSYTCNDGVWSNRKLGVCEAEYGTCARENDRVEVFGDSACICDAGSWEKRELKIVEKKFEICTRAHNYVIFYGDDRYSCTNGVISSREIVTTDYRTLFGECKGSLQGKDTVHYGVKFVCDTNVVGRINYDWYRYQEVDSLAGSHCNAKIVDKNVQTKDGAHYKCTLNSSKKKYEWVMQKVSEYMSECNEANKGIVESNGATRSVCLGDHWAPADTFHVTDKRDGKEYAAITIGGVTWMAEPLSYVPEGKPVYVDHSLNTVSELASGEVAYYSWSVALGLDKKYDTTSIENIINENTVVQGVCMDGWHVPKVEEVDKLFYEISKGFTGYSQCFDDDDMVGIHFENRKYVSMHRNSETGVESVAEILSATEEMMWTASESYNRFDKIKMAKRTGVSGTAKFQTDVYKYTLAPVRCVKNSE from the coding sequence ATGAAGACGTTTTCTGATTGTCTGATGAAAAAGTCCGCCGCCTTTTTGTGCATGGCGCTGGTTGCCGTATTTTACGCTTGCGGCGATGACTCGAGTTCTTCGCAGGAACCTAACGAAGGCGACGTTGTTGCCGAAAGCAGCAGTAGCGGCAAGAAGGGCTCTTCTAGCAGCGTCGAACCGATTGTCGATATTAAGGAAGGCTCGGTTGTCGACGCAGACTCGATCGATTTGAGCGAATTTGAGCCGGAAGGCACTGTTGTCGACACGCGAACCAGAAAGTCTTACGACCTTCTGGTTTCGGGAATTACGGTCTGGGTGAATGAGAATCTGGATTACAAGACAACACGCCCGATGAGTACTTGCTACGATTATGCGGATTCCCTGTGCGTCAAGTACGGCAGGCTCTATACCTATGCAGAAAAAGACGTTTGCCCTGACGGATTTGAGTTGCCCAATGTAGAAGACTTTAAGCTTCTGGTAGAATCCGAGGGTGGCTACAATGCTCAATATGCCGGAAGCTGCAAGACGCAAAAAGACAAGCCGATGGCATGCTCGGGAGCCAATGATACGGCGTTCTATGCGGTTCAAGGCGATAGCATCGTGGCAATTTCAAAGAAAGGGGACGTTAGGGCTTTTGAAAACGATGGGCGATTTGTCAGCGTTCGCTGTGTCAAGGAGAAGACTATTGTCGAGAAAAATAAGGAACTGCCCAAGTGCACGGACGCCTATAAAGGTCGCACGGTCTTTGTGATTGAAAAAGATTCCGCCTATACTTGCAAGAATTTCGAGTGGGAATACGCAAAGGAATACTCTGTCTGTAACGATGGCGAAAAGTATGTCTATACCAATAAGAAGAAAGACATCTTGTACGCATGTACCGATGGCATGTGGCATGTTGCCGCCCTCGAAGACATCGACAAGCCCTGCGTCGATGAAATCCGCCATAAGAACGTCGTCTTTAACGGTGTTCGCTATGCCTGCTCCAGGACAGGCTGGGTGGAACTCGAATACCCCGCATCGGAACTTGGCGAATGCTATTCCGATATTTTTGGAACGGCAACCAAGAGTGAATCGAATAGGACCTATATATGCAAAAATACGGGCCGCTGGGAATTTGCGGGGCCGTATGACCTTTATGGTGGATGCTCGCGCAAGTTCCATGGACAGGTCGTGACGATTGATTCTGTCGATTATTTCTGTTCGATAAAGGAACTTGTGTACGAGGAGAAATATTATTGGCAATCGAATAAGGGGAACGTGAATGAGGAACATGGTTTTTGCACCGATGACCGCATTCAGGAACGTGTTGTTTATGCCGATTTCTTCTATTATTGCACCTACCATAACGAATGGCAAGTCGCGACCAAAAACGAGTCCTATCTGCCACTCTGCAATTCTTCGAGGTGGGATACCACCTATAATGTAGGAAATAACGAATACTGGTGCAGCAGCCGTAATAAAGACTGGCAACTTGTGGAGCATTGGCTCTTTGACGGTCAAAAGGATTCGATTGGCTGCAAGCCGGATAATTATGGCAAGATTTACACTTTGAAAGATGTCGAGTACATTTGCGCCTTGAGCGATAATGTGTTCGAATTCAGAAAGCTGAATAAATTTGAATCGAGATTTGGTGTTTGCAAATTGGATACGCTGTACATGATTGCCGAAGATGATACTTCTTACACTTGTAACGATGGCGTATGGAGCAACCGAAAGCTCGGTGTCTGCGAGGCCGAATATGGTACATGTGCGAGAGAAAATGACCGTGTAGAAGTCTTTGGCGATTCCGCCTGTATCTGTGATGCTGGCAGTTGGGAAAAGCGCGAATTGAAAATTGTCGAGAAAAAATTTGAAATTTGTACAAGGGCGCATAACTATGTCATATTCTATGGCGATGACCGGTATTCATGTACAAATGGAGTTATCAGCTCGCGTGAGATTGTCACTACCGATTATAGGACGCTATTCGGTGAATGCAAGGGCAGCCTTCAGGGAAAAGACACGGTTCACTATGGTGTAAAGTTTGTTTGTGATACCAATGTGGTGGGTAGAATCAATTACGATTGGTACCGCTACCAGGAAGTAGATTCGCTGGCGGGCTCGCACTGTAACGCAAAAATTGTAGACAAGAATGTTCAGACAAAGGATGGCGCGCATTATAAGTGCACCTTGAATAGTTCCAAGAAAAAGTATGAATGGGTGATGCAGAAGGTTTCGGAGTACATGAGCGAATGTAACGAAGCCAACAAGGGAATTGTCGAAAGTAACGGTGCCACCAGAAGTGTTTGCCTAGGGGACCATTGGGCACCTGCTGATACGTTCCATGTGACTGATAAACGTGACGGCAAGGAATATGCGGCGATTACGATTGGCGGCGTTACCTGGATGGCAGAACCGCTCTCGTATGTGCCGGAAGGAAAGCCCGTGTATGTAGACCACTCCTTAAATACTGTCTCGGAATTGGCCAGTGGCGAAGTGGCTTATTATTCCTGGTCGGTTGCACTGGGACTTGACAAGAAATACGATACGACTTCAATCGAGAATATTATTAACGAAAATACGGTTGTCCAAGGCGTCTGTATGGATGGCTGGCATGTTCCCAAGGTTGAAGAAGTCGACAAGCTTTTCTACGAGATTTCGAAAGGCTTTACAGGTTATAGCCAGTGCTTTGATGATGATGATATGGTCGGCATCCATTTTGAAAATCGCAAGTATGTGAGCATGCATCGTAATTCCGAAACAGGCGTGGAGTCTGTTGCGGAAATCCTCAGTGCCACTGAAGAAATGATGTGGACGGCTTCTGAAAGTTACAATCGGTTTGACAAGATAAAAATGGCGAAAAGAACGGGTGTTTCCGGAACGGCAAAATTCCAAACCGATGTGTATAAATACACGTTGGCGCCGGTTCGCTGTGTTAAGAATAGCGAATGA
- a CDS encoding formylglycine-generating enzyme family protein — protein MTRRIATLLVGMTVAFLAACTADGESTELVPVYHGDDDSGNGKSSSGNAGSSSSAESSELAELSDYLEMVRVPAVSFTRGTVDYKISAFSVGKTEVTQGLYRKIMGSISKDDELGDDYPVFNVSWYDAALFCNALAKKVGYDTAYVYESINDGGELENLSVNYAAETVRLPTEMEWEIAARAGTLTTYYWDTDVASKYAYYAQNKGPVAVAGFIPNDLDLYDMAGNVAEWVNDWYGSYPTVSQTNYTGPAEGSYKGIRGGGWSDKATALASAERDKKNPKHRSQTLGFRVVYSAGF, from the coding sequence ATGACACGAAGAATCGCCACATTATTGGTCGGCATGACGGTCGCATTCCTAGCCGCTTGCACAGCGGATGGGGAATCTACGGAGTTGGTGCCGGTATACCATGGTGATGACGATTCTGGTAACGGGAAAAGTTCTAGCGGTAACGCGGGTTCTAGCTCTTCGGCAGAATCTTCAGAGTTGGCAGAGCTTTCGGACTATTTAGAGATGGTAAGGGTGCCGGCGGTTTCCTTTACTCGCGGTACTGTAGACTATAAGATTAGTGCATTTTCTGTCGGCAAGACCGAGGTGACGCAAGGTCTTTACCGCAAAATCATGGGCTCTATTTCTAAAGACGATGAGCTGGGTGATGACTATCCGGTTTTCAATGTAAGCTGGTACGATGCAGCCCTTTTTTGCAATGCGCTTGCAAAAAAAGTGGGGTATGATACGGCTTATGTTTATGAATCGATCAATGATGGCGGTGAATTAGAGAATTTGTCTGTAAACTACGCGGCGGAAACGGTGCGACTCCCGACAGAAATGGAATGGGAAATTGCGGCCCGTGCGGGGACCTTGACGACTTACTACTGGGATACCGATGTGGCCTCGAAATATGCATATTATGCACAAAATAAAGGCCCTGTGGCGGTTGCCGGCTTTATCCCGAATGACCTTGACCTTTATGATATGGCGGGCAATGTTGCTGAATGGGTGAACGATTGGTACGGCTCGTATCCGACGGTTTCGCAAACGAACTATACAGGCCCTGCTGAGGGTTCGTACAAGGGAATTCGCGGCGGCGGATGGTCCGATAAGGCGACTGCTCTAGCTTCTGCTGAACGTGACAAGAAAAACCCCAAGCATCGAAGTCAGACGCTTGGCTTTAGGGTCGTTTATTCAGCCGGATTTTAG